A genomic window from Nitrospinota bacterium includes:
- a CDS encoding HU family DNA-binding protein, with the protein MTRSDLTTKLSLRMNVSKKEADKYLTAILDTIMNNLEKEGRVVVQGFGSFRINEHKARVAKKPITGEPLYLPLRKKPVFHAGKELRELINQDSENMGLQAPASPRTKENRSPYASVHGVSQTIPLSK; encoded by the coding sequence ATGACTCGATCCGATTTGACCACAAAACTATCTTTAAGAATGAATGTTTCAAAAAAAGAGGCTGACAAGTATTTGACCGCTATTTTAGACACCATCATGAACAATCTAGAAAAAGAGGGTCGGGTTGTGGTTCAGGGATTCGGTTCCTTCCGCATCAACGAACATAAGGCCAGAGTCGCCAAAAAGCCGATCACCGGAGAGCCACTTTATCTGCCGCTCCGGAAAAAACCGGTTTTTCATGCGGGCAAGGAATTGCGGGAATTGATCAACCAGGATTCAGAAAATATGGGCTTGCAAGCACCTGCTTCTCCACGCACTAAAGAAAACAGAAGCCCTTACGCTTCAGTTCACGGAGTTTCACAGACGATTCCATTAAGCAAATAG
- a CDS encoding SpoIIE family protein phosphatase: MTLLKTDSSTILVVDDSKAQASFIRNVLEGDYETVLAASGLEGLEKYKEINPDLIILDIEMPHMNGYEVCRRLKAMTEDTFVPVIFLTSNTDLDSLTMGLHIGGEDFLTKPFVPEELKARVQAALRTKKQYSKLETAHATVEKERDMIANIQKGLLCDEPPDIEGMRFFTDYQPSSKAGGDYYDFIPIDQDHLGVLISDVSGHGTPAAVIMAMMRVLLSSFASQTHSPKATLQKLNKILRQNLETGFFITTFYGVIHLPSKVMTYASAGHPPPVFINYDTESVLELWTKKGIPLMILPNNDMEEGKIQLEPNCKLTLYTDGLTEAKNEVGEMFGAQRLVHTLQQLGKTRNANELGIRVKEEIQEFTGKQGFSDDYTLVILEVIPPETVQE; the protein is encoded by the coding sequence ATGACGCTTTTAAAAACCGACTCTTCAACCATCCTTGTGGTGGACGATTCCAAGGCCCAGGCATCTTTCATAAGGAATGTTCTGGAGGGTGATTACGAAACGGTTCTGGCGGCCAGCGGGCTGGAGGGACTGGAAAAATACAAGGAGATCAATCCCGACCTGATTATCCTGGACATTGAAATGCCCCACATGAACGGCTATGAGGTCTGCCGCCGTCTCAAGGCCATGACGGAAGACACGTTCGTTCCTGTAATTTTTCTGACCAGCAATACCGATCTCGACAGCCTGACGATGGGATTGCACATCGGCGGCGAGGACTTCCTCACCAAGCCGTTTGTCCCGGAGGAATTGAAAGCCAGGGTGCAAGCGGCCCTGCGCACCAAAAAACAATACAGCAAACTGGAAACAGCCCACGCCACGGTCGAAAAGGAGCGGGATATGATTGCCAATATCCAGAAAGGGCTTCTGTGTGACGAGCCTCCGGATATTGAAGGAATGCGCTTTTTCACCGATTACCAGCCTTCTTCAAAAGCCGGCGGGGATTATTATGATTTTATTCCCATCGATCAGGATCACCTTGGCGTCCTGATATCGGATGTTTCCGGGCATGGAACTCCTGCGGCAGTCATCATGGCGATGATGCGCGTTTTGCTGAGTTCCTTTGCCTCACAGACCCATTCGCCCAAGGCAACACTCCAGAAACTCAACAAGATCCTGCGGCAAAACCTGGAGACGGGATTCTTCATCACCACTTTTTACGGGGTGATTCACCTGCCCTCAAAAGTGATGACCTACGCCTCAGCGGGGCATCCACCGCCTGTTTTTATCAATTACGATACCGAATCGGTTTTAGAATTATGGACCAAAAAGGGGATTCCGCTCATGATCCTGCCCAATAATGACATGGAGGAAGGGAAAATCCAGCTGGAACCCAATTGCAAACTGACCCTGTACACGGACGGGCTGACCGAGGCTAAAAACGAGGTGGGAGAAATGTTTGGAGCCCAAAGACTGGTTCATACACTCCAGCAATTAGGAAAAACCCGGAATGCCAACGAGCTCGGAATCAGGGTCAAGGAGGAAATTCAGGAATTCACGGGGAAACAGGGCTTTTCCGACGACTACACTCTGGTCATTCTAGAGGTCATCCCTCCCGAAACAGTTCAAGAATAA
- the ispH gene encoding 4-hydroxy-3-methylbut-2-enyl diphosphate reductase, which produces MKVSLASALGTCFGVQDAINLAMGPEFHSDLTIIGQLVHNPQINESLKNNGVALVKGIEDMDKIKTKKVMITAHGAAEMTKQKLEDAGFIVYDASCPLVMRVHKTIKGMVEKNFFPVVIGQEDHVEVKGIVGDLDDFLVINGEDDLEKIRVRGKRKLGIVSQTTQQVDKVEALVKKISAMDCVDAVSFVNTICQPTRDRQVAVWELADQVDLMIVIGGFNSSNTKKLVQVCDEKKIEAHHIESSSQLQKSWFKNKEHVGITAGTSTPENVINEVHKEILTIAEEMKKTTTQGSIAC; this is translated from the coding sequence ATGAAAGTATCGCTCGCAAGTGCCCTCGGCACCTGTTTCGGTGTGCAAGACGCCATCAACCTGGCGATGGGGCCTGAATTTCATTCTGACCTGACCATCATCGGCCAATTGGTTCACAATCCTCAAATCAACGAATCCCTCAAAAATAATGGGGTTGCCCTGGTAAAGGGAATCGAGGATATGGATAAAATCAAAACCAAAAAGGTGATGATCACCGCGCACGGCGCTGCGGAAATGACAAAACAAAAACTCGAGGATGCGGGTTTCATTGTATACGATGCCAGTTGTCCGCTGGTGATGCGCGTCCATAAAACCATCAAGGGTATGGTAGAAAAGAATTTTTTCCCGGTGGTAATCGGCCAGGAGGACCATGTGGAGGTCAAGGGCATCGTCGGGGATCTGGACGATTTTCTTGTCATAAACGGGGAAGATGATCTTGAAAAAATTCGTGTACGAGGCAAACGGAAATTGGGAATCGTGAGCCAGACCACCCAGCAGGTCGATAAGGTGGAAGCTCTGGTCAAAAAGATCAGTGCTATGGATTGTGTGGATGCGGTATCGTTTGTTAACACCATTTGCCAGCCAACCCGCGACCGCCAGGTCGCTGTCTGGGAACTTGCGGACCAGGTAGACCTCATGATCGTGATCGGCGGGTTCAATTCATCCAACACCAAAAAACTGGTTCAGGTCTGCGATGAAAAGAAAATCGAAGCCCACCATATAGAATCCTCCTCGCAACTACAAAAATCCTGGTTTAAGAATAAAGAACATGTCGGCATCACCGCAGGAACCAGCACCCCGGAGAACGTGATCAACGAGGTTCATAAAGAAATATTAACCATCGCTGAGGAAATGAAAAAGACAACGACTCAAGGGTCCATCGCCTGCTGA
- a CDS encoding uracil-DNA glycosylase family protein yields the protein MNRQFKNLLVEIKECRLCEEHLPLGPRPVVQADPKAKILVVGQAPGRKVHETGIPFNDPSGDRLRDWMGIDRDIFYDATQIALLPMGFCYPGTGKSGDLPPRPECAEAWREKLLQGLPGIQLTLVIGQYAHQYHLAKRQSKTLTETVKAWKEFWADGFLPMPHPSTRNNIWLKRNEWFEKDVLPILRGKIQALILK from the coding sequence ATGAATCGTCAATTTAAAAACCTGCTCGTTGAAATCAAGGAGTGCCGTTTATGTGAGGAGCATTTGCCTTTAGGGCCGAGGCCTGTGGTTCAGGCTGATCCGAAAGCTAAAATTCTCGTGGTCGGCCAGGCACCGGGGCGCAAGGTTCACGAAACCGGAATTCCGTTCAATGATCCCAGTGGCGACCGCTTGCGGGACTGGATGGGAATCGATCGGGATATTTTCTATGATGCGACGCAAATTGCTCTTCTGCCCATGGGGTTTTGTTATCCGGGAACGGGAAAATCTGGGGATCTGCCGCCAAGGCCGGAATGTGCCGAAGCCTGGCGCGAAAAACTTTTACAGGGTCTACCGGGAATTCAACTGACGCTGGTGATCGGGCAGTATGCCCATCAGTATCATCTTGCTAAAAGACAGTCTAAAACTCTGACTGAGACAGTCAAAGCCTGGAAGGAGTTCTGGGCGGATGGATTCTTGCCCATGCCGCACCCCAGCACGCGCAACAATATCTGGCTGAAGAGAAACGAATGGTTTGAGAAAGACGTTTTGCCAATCTTGCGCGGCAAAATACAAGCTCTGATCCTAAAATGA
- a CDS encoding AbrB/MazE/SpoVT family DNA-binding domain-containing protein: MDVVIRDIGNSKGIIIPASVLKEAGIGKVADMRVEEDCIIVKAGKDPRAGWLEAIQKDPPDEDETVFLDGVEDDDLIEDWTW, encoded by the coding sequence ATGGATGTTGTTATTCGTGATATAGGAAATTCAAAAGGCATCATCATTCCAGCCTCTGTGTTGAAAGAAGCCGGTATTGGCAAGGTCGCGGACATGCGCGTGGAAGAGGATTGTATTATCGTGAAAGCTGGCAAGGACCCGAGAGCCGGTTGGTTGGAAGCGATTCAGAAAGATCCACCCGATGAAGACGAAACCGTGTTCCTGGATGGCGTCGAGGATGACGACCTTATAGAAGACTGGACATGGTAA
- a CDS encoding DUF1566 domain-containing protein, whose protein sequence is MNSSSRFIDNNNDTITDQKTGLTWTKKDTWQSDAKWVSWDEAKDYILHLCQTRFQGNSDWRFPTTEEVLGLYDPDAVNTDKYGNSIYLDPIFPSGCLPTIWTDGYFMGNDGNILDFRNGEIRLLHKSKSGRMAVRPVHEKKEQI, encoded by the coding sequence ATGAACTCCTCCTCGCGTTTTATTGACAATAACAACGACACCATCACCGACCAAAAAACAGGATTGACCTGGACAAAAAAAGACACTTGGCAAAGTGATGCGAAATGGGTGTCGTGGGACGAAGCCAAGGACTATATATTGCATTTGTGCCAAACCAGGTTCCAGGGCAATAGTGATTGGCGCTTTCCGACCACCGAAGAAGTTCTCGGCCTGTATGACCCTGACGCTGTCAATACCGACAAATATGGAAACTCAATTTATTTAGATCCGATTTTTCCTTCCGGTTGCCTGCCTACCATTTGGACTGATGGTTATTTTATGGGAAATGACGGTAATATCCTCGATTTTCGGAACGGAGAAATCAGGCTCTTGCATAAAAGTAAAAGCGGCAGGATGGCCGTGCGCCCGGTACACGAGAAGAAAGAGCAAATCTAA
- a CDS encoding aldo/keto reductase, producing MRTINCEGLAKDWSVITFGCWQIAPSEGWGDVCSPKEADAAVKAALDQGITAFDTAEGYGDGESERRLGKALGSKKDDVIIISKIWPDAELTLANYQKHLDDSLAALNRGYVDVYLIHWPGGYFDSQEKSARLCDCMNVLKASGKARIVGLSNFQAEDLLLLREGVSTFSVNEVPYSLLDRRYEGQTLEICKNAAMGYMAFSPTAQGLLAGRINQEARSFPARRHNQFYQEPLYSRSLKVLETVTEIAGEIQRKPVEVALAWVLAQDNILTAIVGSRKVEQIRDFSGAANLQLSQNQLQRLTAVSNSL from the coding sequence ATGCGTACCATAAACTGTGAAGGGCTGGCAAAGGACTGGAGCGTCATCACCTTCGGTTGCTGGCAAATCGCGCCGAGCGAGGGGTGGGGAGATGTCTGCTCCCCTAAAGAGGCGGATGCCGCGGTAAAGGCGGCTCTGGATCAGGGAATCACCGCCTTCGACACTGCCGAGGGGTATGGCGATGGAGAATCGGAACGCCGTCTCGGCAAAGCCCTCGGTTCTAAAAAAGATGATGTCATCATCATTTCCAAAATATGGCCCGATGCTGAGTTGACTCTTGCCAATTATCAGAAGCATCTCGACGACAGCCTGGCCGCTTTGAACCGGGGATACGTGGATGTTTACCTCATCCATTGGCCGGGCGGTTATTTTGATTCTCAGGAGAAAAGCGCCCGTCTTTGCGACTGCATGAACGTTTTAAAGGCAAGCGGTAAAGCCAGAATCGTCGGCCTTTCCAATTTTCAGGCGGAAGATCTGCTCCTTTTGAGAGAAGGAGTTTCCACTTTCTCTGTCAACGAAGTGCCCTACAGCTTATTGGACAGGCGGTACGAAGGACAGACTCTGGAAATTTGCAAAAACGCCGCTATGGGTTACATGGCGTTCTCCCCCACCGCTCAGGGACTTTTGGCGGGCCGCATCAATCAGGAAGCCAGAAGTTTTCCCGCCCGCAGGCACAATCAGTTTTACCAGGAACCCCTGTATTCCAGGTCTTTGAAGGTTCTGGAAACGGTCACGGAAATCGCTGGTGAAATCCAAAGGAAACCCGTGGAAGTCGCGCTGGCCTGGGTACTGGCACAGGACAACATTTTAACGGCCATCGTCGGATCACGCAAAGTAGAACAAATCCGTGATTTTTCGGGGGCGGCCAACCTTCAACTCAGCCAAAATCAGTTGCAACGCCTGACCGCTGTGAGCAATTCATTATGA
- the gatA gene encoding Asp-tRNA(Asn)/Glu-tRNA(Gln) amidotransferase subunit GatA, translating into MHRATLRKAKEGLQKKQFSSVELTEAVFKHIDRVEGKVKAFVHLTRETALNQAREADQKIAAGEDAPLLGIPLALKDLICTQGLRTTCSSRMLDQFVSPYDATVVKQLKAAGAVIIGKTNMDEFAMGSSNENSWHHPTFNPWAQDRVPGGSSGGSAAAVAAHQCMASLGSDTGGSIRQPASFCGVTGLKPTYGRVSRFGLVAFASSLDQIGPLTKTVEDAALLMNVISGKDPLDSTSAEISRPDFTQALSKGVKGLKIGIPKEYFTSGMAPEVERAVQDAIKTLESLGMEKVEVSLPHTQYAVATYYILACAEASTNLSRYDGVRYGHRSEQSDNLQDMYLNTRSEGFGEEVKRRIILGTFVLSSGYYDAYYLKGQKARTLIKRDFEEAYKKCDLIVAPTCPAPAFKLGEKMDDPLQMYLADIYTISANLAGIPALSIPCGFSAENLPIGLQLMGKHFDEETLLQVGHHFQQATDFHLKFPAL; encoded by the coding sequence ATGCATCGAGCCACCCTCCGCAAGGCCAAAGAAGGCCTGCAAAAAAAACAGTTTTCATCCGTGGAATTGACGGAGGCGGTGTTCAAGCACATCGACAGGGTGGAAGGCAAGGTCAAGGCCTTCGTGCATCTGACCCGTGAAACCGCCTTGAACCAGGCACGGGAAGCCGACCAAAAAATCGCCGCAGGAGAAGACGCCCCGCTTTTGGGAATCCCTCTTGCCTTGAAGGATCTGATTTGCACCCAAGGGTTGCGGACCACCTGCTCTTCCCGAATGCTCGACCAGTTCGTCTCCCCCTACGATGCCACGGTGGTAAAACAGTTGAAAGCCGCAGGTGCTGTGATCATCGGTAAAACCAATATGGATGAATTCGCCATGGGGTCCTCAAATGAGAATTCCTGGCATCACCCGACTTTCAACCCCTGGGCTCAAGACCGTGTTCCCGGAGGTTCCAGTGGCGGGTCTGCCGCCGCCGTCGCCGCGCACCAGTGCATGGCTTCATTGGGAAGCGATACAGGAGGCTCTATCCGTCAACCCGCCAGTTTTTGCGGAGTCACGGGATTAAAACCTACCTACGGGCGAGTGTCCCGGTTCGGACTGGTAGCGTTCGCATCGTCTCTGGATCAAATCGGTCCCCTGACCAAAACGGTGGAGGACGCGGCTCTCTTGATGAACGTCATCAGCGGCAAAGATCCTCTGGATTCCACTTCCGCCGAAATTTCTCGTCCCGATTTCACCCAGGCGCTGAGCAAGGGTGTCAAAGGACTCAAGATAGGCATCCCCAAGGAATACTTCACCTCGGGAATGGCTCCAGAAGTGGAACGAGCGGTGCAGGACGCCATCAAAACTCTCGAATCGCTGGGTATGGAAAAGGTGGAAGTGTCACTACCTCATACTCAGTATGCCGTCGCCACCTATTACATCCTGGCCTGCGCCGAAGCCAGCACCAACCTTTCCCGCTACGATGGGGTGAGATACGGGCATCGCTCGGAGCAATCGGACAATCTTCAGGATATGTACCTGAACACGCGCAGTGAAGGTTTCGGGGAAGAGGTGAAACGCCGCATCATATTGGGAACCTTTGTGCTCAGTTCCGGCTATTACGACGCGTACTATCTCAAAGGGCAAAAAGCCCGCACTCTGATCAAGCGGGATTTTGAGGAAGCCTACAAAAAATGTGATCTGATCGTCGCCCCCACCTGCCCGGCCCCGGCATTCAAACTGGGGGAAAAAATGGACGACCCTTTACAAATGTATCTCGCCGACATTTACACCATCTCCGCGAACCTGGCAGGAATTCCTGCCTTGTCGATTCCCTGCGGTTTTAGCGCTGAGAATCTCCCCATCGGACTACAACTCATGGGCAAACATTTCGATGAGGAAACCCTGCTTCAAGTCGGCCACCATTTTCAGCAAGCCACCGATTTTCATCTGAAGTTTCCTGCTCTGTAA
- the gatC gene encoding Asp-tRNA(Asn)/Glu-tRNA(Gln) amidotransferase subunit GatC: MSVKFDIDRLATLARLRLSDSEKDRLGVQMATIIEYIDQLNQLDTSEVEPTSHAIPLQNVFREDEKRKNFPESDTLDLAPAQKKRHYEVPQII, translated from the coding sequence ATGTCTGTAAAATTTGACATCGATCGATTGGCCACGCTTGCCCGTCTGCGTCTGAGCGATTCTGAAAAAGATCGTTTGGGTGTGCAAATGGCAACCATCATCGAATATATCGATCAACTCAACCAACTGGACACCTCAGAGGTGGAACCGACTTCGCACGCGATTCCCCTGCAAAACGTTTTTCGCGAGGATGAAAAAAGGAAAAACTTCCCGGAAAGCGACACTCTCGACCTGGCTCCCGCGCAGAAAAAGCGCCATTATGAAGTCCCGCAAATAATTTAA
- a CDS encoding D-2-hydroxyacid dehydrogenase: protein MLKKLLVYLTHPYVDAWNFKPEHKDILQAQVADLEVTVCYHSRDFLQRLPDAEAVAVWYFKKEWLANAPRLKLIATPAAGKDWIDVEPSKNLKISHGGFHGMMIAESVVGAIFYFCKAFSFSATMQKQKKWATKKVSDRIQSLYGANVTILGFGKIGTTIGNVLKPFGCTLTGVKRTSIPPPEYFSEEDRVVTMDQMPEVLKTTDHLIFVLPGGADTQGVFTWEHFKALPKSCTLYNVGRGKVYKDEDLVEALNAGELAGAYLDVFEKEPLPPESPLWEMDNVLIQPHISAASPQYLELFVRELAGRIKSGVVG from the coding sequence ATGCTAAAAAAATTGTTGGTTTATCTCACCCATCCTTATGTGGATGCTTGGAATTTCAAGCCCGAACATAAGGACATTCTGCAAGCGCAGGTTGCTGATCTGGAAGTAACCGTTTGCTATCATTCCAGGGATTTTTTGCAACGGCTTCCGGATGCCGAGGCAGTAGCGGTGTGGTACTTCAAAAAGGAGTGGCTCGCCAATGCTCCCCGCTTGAAGCTGATCGCCACCCCGGCGGCGGGAAAGGACTGGATCGATGTGGAGCCTTCTAAGAATCTAAAAATTTCCCATGGCGGCTTTCACGGCATGATGATCGCTGAATCGGTGGTGGGGGCAATCTTTTATTTTTGCAAGGCGTTTTCCTTTTCTGCGACGATGCAAAAGCAGAAAAAATGGGCGACCAAAAAAGTCTCCGACCGCATCCAATCCCTGTACGGGGCCAACGTCACCATTTTAGGGTTCGGCAAAATCGGCACGACCATCGGCAACGTACTGAAACCGTTCGGCTGTACACTCACCGGAGTGAAACGGACTTCCATCCCGCCGCCGGAATATTTTTCTGAAGAGGATAGGGTGGTGACGATGGATCAAATGCCGGAGGTATTAAAAACCACCGATCATCTTATTTTCGTATTGCCCGGTGGGGCTGACACTCAGGGGGTTTTTACGTGGGAGCATTTCAAGGCACTGCCGAAATCCTGCACTCTCTATAACGTGGGAAGGGGGAAGGTCTATAAGGATGAAGATCTGGTGGAGGCCCTGAACGCCGGGGAACTCGCTGGAGCCTATCTCGACGTGTTTGAAAAAGAACCTTTGCCGCCCGAATCGCCCCTTTGGGAGATGGATAACGTCCTCATTCAGCCGCATATCTCCGCCGCATCCCCGCAGTATCTGGAATTGTTTGTCAGGGAGCTAGCAGGGAGGATTAAGTCTGGAGTGGTGGGATAG
- a CDS encoding type II toxin-antitoxin system PemK/MazF family toxin codes for MVKPTYPKRFDVYWVNLDPTIGAEVKKTRPCVILSPDSMNQGLKTVLIAPMTTTMKNWPFRVPVTHKKNKGQVMLDQIRAVSKKRLHKPDGTVSAKVKTGILECLKDMFA; via the coding sequence ATGGTAAAACCCACCTACCCAAAACGCTTTGACGTGTATTGGGTCAACCTGGACCCGACCATTGGCGCGGAAGTTAAGAAAACGCGACCCTGCGTGATCCTATCGCCGGACAGTATGAATCAGGGATTGAAAACCGTCCTCATTGCCCCGATGACGACCACGATGAAAAATTGGCCGTTTCGCGTCCCCGTGACTCACAAGAAAAATAAAGGCCAGGTGATGCTGGATCAGATTCGGGCCGTATCCAAAAAACGGTTGCACAAACCCGATGGAACCGTCAGTGCGAAAGTCAAAACGGGCATTCTCGAATGCCTGAAAGATATGTTTGCCTAG
- a CDS encoding urate hydroxylase PuuD — protein MWVYEFLHVLVGILWIGLLYFFNLVQVQSMPKMTEAGAAKPYTQIILPKALFLFRHAALWTVLTGIAYYMAGRGTVEGIPSPEIMIGMLLGIIMAGNVWFIIWPNQKKIIAGALEGDALGKAKRNAFLASRTNAWLSLPMLACMVAANHGGFGF, from the coding sequence ATGTGGGTATATGAATTTCTTCACGTTTTAGTTGGAATTTTATGGATCGGCCTGCTTTACTTTTTCAATCTGGTTCAGGTGCAGTCCATGCCCAAAATGACCGAAGCCGGAGCGGCCAAACCCTACACGCAGATCATCCTTCCCAAGGCACTATTTTTATTCAGGCACGCCGCCTTGTGGACGGTCCTCACCGGGATCGCTTATTACATGGCTGGACGAGGAACGGTAGAAGGCATCCCCAGTCCTGAGATCATGATCGGCATGCTCCTCGGCATCATCATGGCGGGTAACGTCTGGTTCATCATCTGGCCCAACCAGAAAAAGATCATCGCCGGAGCTTTGGAGGGAGATGCTCTGGGCAAAGCCAAACGCAACGCGTTTCTGGCCAGCCGCACCAATGCCTGGCTGTCTCTTCCCATGCTGGCTTGTATGGTGGCGGCCAACCACGGGGGTTTTGGTTTCTAG
- a CDS encoding squalene/phytoene synthase family protein, with product MDDWQYCVTTLPKVSRTFALNIAVLRGEIHRSILVAYLFCRTIDTVEDASKLDAGTKIKLLLEFARLIENPAYRKEGLNRWVKDCDVVDGTPNDLDLLSQSARVFNIFDDLGENHQQQIIPSISKMARGMAHFQKQFQGDQLTPLENEDELEEYCYFVAGVVGEMLCNLFLLELPYLSDDAREIMKNNAVSFGLGLQMTNISKDVVADRERGWSYIPKGLIREQGLTVEEFHSGVSIEKNMAILEKLLRKTTGHLWDALKFSLAIPNHKLSLRLFCIWPLWMAMETVAKLHNNPSLLASPAPVKISRSTVRRILWYTPLFAFSDFLLKLSFEKILKTKELQNPPCFNLESLQTRLEKIPLDPVISKTQTV from the coding sequence ATGGATGATTGGCAATACTGTGTAACCACGCTTCCCAAGGTCAGCCGCACGTTTGCCTTGAATATCGCCGTCCTCAGAGGTGAAATTCATCGCAGTATTTTGGTCGCCTACCTCTTCTGCCGAACTATCGACACCGTGGAAGATGCCAGTAAACTGGATGCCGGAACCAAGATAAAACTGCTATTGGAGTTTGCCCGTTTAATAGAAAACCCCGCCTACCGTAAGGAAGGCTTGAACCGTTGGGTCAAGGACTGTGATGTGGTGGATGGTACCCCCAACGATCTGGATCTTCTTTCCCAAAGCGCACGGGTCTTTAACATTTTTGATGACCTGGGTGAAAACCACCAACAGCAGATCATTCCTTCCATATCTAAAATGGCCCGCGGGATGGCTCATTTTCAAAAGCAGTTTCAGGGCGACCAACTGACCCCTCTCGAAAATGAAGATGAGCTGGAAGAGTATTGCTATTTTGTCGCTGGCGTCGTGGGAGAAATGTTGTGCAACCTCTTCCTTCTGGAACTGCCCTATTTGTCTGACGATGCACGAGAAATCATGAAAAATAATGCCGTGTCCTTCGGCCTGGGCCTGCAGATGACCAACATCTCCAAGGACGTTGTCGCCGACCGCGAGCGAGGTTGGTCGTATATCCCCAAAGGTCTTATAAGGGAACAAGGATTGACCGTCGAAGAGTTTCACTCAGGAGTTTCCATCGAGAAAAATATGGCCATCCTGGAAAAATTACTCCGAAAAACAACGGGACATTTGTGGGATGCCTTGAAATTTTCCCTGGCAATTCCCAATCATAAACTATCTCTTCGCCTGTTTTGCATCTGGCCGCTTTGGATGGCTATGGAAACGGTCGCCAAGCTCCATAATAATCCATCATTGCTGGCCTCCCCCGCCCCGGTAAAAATTTCCCGCAGCACCGTGAGAAGAATATTATGGTACACGCCGCTTTTCGCTTTTTCGGATTTTTTGCTGAAACTTTCCTTTGAAAAAATTCTCAAAACCAAGGAATTACAAAACCCACCTTGTTTCAATCTGGAAAGTCTCCAGACAAGGCTGGAAAAAATTCCATTAGATCCTGTTATTTCAAAAACTCAAACGGTGTAA